Genomic DNA from Candidatus Brocadiaceae bacterium:
TGCGGCTCAAGCACGGTCAACGCGAACGCCGTGGCGGCCGCAGCGTCCGCAGCATTGCCGCCCGAACGCAGGATGTGCAGGCCGGCTTCGGACGCCAGGTAGTGCCGTGAGGCCACGACTCCGTGCGTGCAGGCGATCGTGGGGCGTCCGCCCCGCATGTTCGTACCGGTCGTCATCGGCAATGCCGTTTCTTCGGAGGGGCTACGAATCGGAACCCGCCGTCCCTGCACTCACGCAAGGCGGGCGGCCCAACGGATGCATCCCAGCAGGTGCTCCAGATACCAGGGCTCCTCCCACAGGTCTTCGAAATGCCCGAACCCGGAGTAGATGACCCGGCCACGGCCCCAGGTGTGGCACCACCCGAGCGCGTAGTCGCCATCCTCCCGCGGACCCCTGGACATATCCACCGACTCGTTCTGCAGCGACAACAGCACGTGCGTCCTGCTGCGGTCCCAGTCGTCGTGGACGTAGATCTCGTCCCGGACCCGAAAGCACTCGCCGAGCATGGCGACCGCCGGATGGGCGGTGTCCTCCACGCGCACAGTGAACTCCTGGCACCAGGGATGGCCGATGAACCGGCCCCCGATCATCTCGACGAACTCCGGCCAGTCCCCGTAGGTCGTGGTCGCGTTGTGGATGCCGACGACGCCCATTCCGCCGCGCACCGCCTCCATGAACGCCGACTTCTGCTCGTCGCTCCAGCCCGGATCGCCGGACGTCGCCAGAACGACCACGTCGACGTCGGCGAGGCGTTCCGCCGTGATCAGGGCGCTGCGTGCGGTCGTCACCGCCTCGAACACGCCCGACCGGCGCCCCAGGCGCTTCAGCGCGACCTCGGCGTGCGGCAGGTAGGCGTGCTCGTATCCCCCGGAGTGCCGGGTCATCAGGACTCTCATGGCCGGCCTCTCAGTCCCTCCGCTCAGAGCCCCAGGTCCTCCGCGATCTCCTGCATCGCCTCCAGGACGATCCCGATGTGCTCCTCGAGCGACACGCCCATCTCGCGGGCGCCCGTCTCCACCAGCGACCGGTCCACACCCGCCGCGAAGCGCTTCTCCGGCCACTTCTTCATCACGGCGTCCACCGTCACGTCCGACAGCTTCCTGGACGGCCGAACCAGTGCGACCGCCACGATCAGCCCCGTCAGCTCATCCACGGCGAAGACGGCCCGCTTCATGGCCGTGTCCCGCGACGTCCCGGTGTGCTCGGCGTGGGCCATGACGCCCTCGGCGAGTTCCTCCGAGTACCCCTGCGCACGCAAATACTCGGCCCCGCGGGCCGGGTGATCCGCCGCATCCGGGTACCGTTCGTAGTCGAAATCGTGCAGAAGCCCCAGCACGCCCCACCTGTCCTCGTCCTCTCCCAGGCGGCGTGCATATGCCCGCATCGCGGCCTCCACCGCGTAGGCGTGCTTCCGCAGGTTCTTGTTCTCCGTCCACTCATGCAGGACGCTCAGTGCTTCATCGCGGGCCGGCCAATCAGCCATCGGAACGCTCTCCCTTGGTCTCGGTGCCCATCCGACCCATTGTAAGGGCGCCGCCGCGCTCGTGCCAAGGTCGCCGGCCGATCAGGCACTTGAAGGCCGACAAGGGATTGCCAACGGTCCCCGCGTGCGTTAACATAGAAGAGAGAAGGTCCATGCCGTCTGTCCTTGGCATTGCCCCGACGAAGCGGTCGAAGACGCATATGCTGGAAATCCAGGTCGACTGCCAGACGCCGGATTCTCTCTCGGCCGGTCTCTGCGCCCTGCTCTCCCGCTGGGGCGAGCACGTCCCCTACGAGTGCATCGCGGGCCTGTCGGGGGCTTCGTTCTCCCCGGCCCTCCGCCGCCAGGAGACCTGCGCCTCCTGCTGGATGGACGTGGGGAGCGATGCCCGCCTGGAGTTCCTGGGCAATGCGCTGGGCTTCTCCGTTGAGGCCCTCCCCCAGCCTCTGACGCCCGAACAGGCCCGTCGCGTCGCGTGCCAGGCCCTCAAGGCCGGCGACGGCGTGCTCGTTGCGTCGCAGCACGGCTGGACGCTCCTCCCCGAGTGGCCCGTCCGCCTCGACCCGCAACCGCCCGACGCCATGCGGCTCTACATCCTCCGGCCGGCGACCCGCTACCTCTCACGATGCGAGGCGCTCCGGGACGCCCTCCGCCATGCCTCCCAGGTGGCCAACGGGTACTGCGCCGAGGACGGCGTTGCATACGGCGGCGAGCTGTACGCCGCCTGGCAGGAGCGCCTGGGATGGGACGCGTTCTGTCCCGAATGCGGAAACCATGACTGGCTGTGCGCGGAGCGGACGGCCCGCCGCGCACAGCACGGCCAGCGCGCGGCCGCCCGGTTCCTGAACCGTGCGGCCGCCCTTCTGCCCCGTTGGAGCGAGGACGCTGCCCTGCTGATGGCCGAGAACGCCTACAACGCCATGGCGCGCAAACTCACGCCCTATACGGCGCCCGGAGCCATCGCCGGGTGGTGGCACGATCGCGCGGCCCGGGCCCGCTTCGAGGCAGACGTGGCCGAGGTCGCCGACCTGCACGTCCATGCCGCCCTCAGCCTGGCCTGCCTGGCGTGTCGCCTGTGAACCTCAGAGCACCTCGGGCATGGGCTGCACGCCGGTGAGCGGCTGGCCGTCCCGGAGAATCTCCACGCTCCGGATCGTCACGGGCTTGAGCGGCCGATCCCGCCCGTCGGTCTTGACCGAGCCGATCTTCCTCAGAACGTCCAGACCTTCGCGCACACGCCCGAACACGGCGTGCTTGCCGTCCAGCCACGGCGTGGCCGCCAGTGTGATGAAAAACTGCGACCCGTTGGTGTTCGGCCCCGCGTTGGCCATCGACAGCACGCCCGTGCCGTCATGCCGGAGGTCCGGCACGAACTCGTCCGCGAAGTTCCACCCCGGCCCGCCGCGGCCGTCACCCGAGGGGCATCCGCCCTGGACCATGAAGCCCGCAATGACGCGGTGAAAGCTCAGCTCGTCGTAGAATCCCTTCGAGGCGAGATGCACGAAGTTCGCGACGGTGTTGGGCGCCTTCACGTCGTGCAACTCGAGGGTCATTGTCCCCATCGACGTGTTGATTCGTGCTGACGTTGGCATGGAACGGACCCCGGCAGAAGGAACGGCCGATCGGGTCGGACCGCGCCCGACCCCGAAAGGAA
This window encodes:
- a CDS encoding ThuA domain-containing protein, producing the protein MRVLMTRHSGGYEHAYLPHAEVALKRLGRRSGVFEAVTTARSALITAERLADVDVVVLATSGDPGWSDEQKSAFMEAVRGGMGVVGIHNATTTYGDWPEFVEMIGGRFIGHPWCQEFTVRVEDTAHPAVAMLGECFRVRDEIYVHDDWDRSRTHVLLSLQNESVDMSRGPREDGDYALGWCHTWGRGRVIYSGFGHFEDLWEEPWYLEHLLGCIRWAARLA
- a CDS encoding HDIG domain-containing protein, with the translated sequence MADWPARDEALSVLHEWTENKNLRKHAYAVEAAMRAYARRLGEDEDRWGVLGLLHDFDYERYPDAADHPARGAEYLRAQGYSEELAEGVMAHAEHTGTSRDTAMKRAVFAVDELTGLIVAVALVRPSRKLSDVTVDAVMKKWPEKRFAAGVDRSLVETGAREMGVSLEEHIGIVLEAMQEIAEDLGL
- a CDS encoding peptidylprolyl isomerase; amino-acid sequence: MPTSARINTSMGTMTLELHDVKAPNTVANFVHLASKGFYDELSFHRVIAGFMVQGGCPSGDGRGGPGWNFADEFVPDLRHDGTGVLSMANAGPNTNGSQFFITLAATPWLDGKHAVFGRVREGLDVLRKIGSVKTDGRDRPLKPVTIRSVEILRDGQPLTGVQPMPEVL